One Nitrospirota bacterium genomic window, GTCTCTCACACCACCCGGCATACGGTTCACGTACCAGGGCGGTTCCCAAAGTTAAACGGTTCTGAATTTACACAGTACATCAATCATCGAGACAAGTCCGAGTCCGTCGAAAAACTTCTTCCTGAATGCGTCGTTCATGTGCGATGCGCCGGAATTCCACCATGACCCGCGCCGGTTGAACGCCGACATCACAGCCCTTTCCTCTGAAAGTCCTGCTTCTATCAGTCTCTTCCTTCGCGTCCACGGTCTCTTCCACTGTTTCCACAGTATCAGGCGAAGCCTTCTCCTTACCCATCCGTCCATATCTTCTGCAAATGCCTTCACTTCCGCCAACCGGAAGTAGTTTATCCATCCCCTAATGACAGGGTTTAAATCTTCAGTAATGAATCTCTGAAGATTTCGCCCCTTCCCTTTGCTGAAGATGGTTTTAAGATACATTCGCAGTCTCCTGACGGTTTCTTCGGGCACTCGTATCTTCGGCTGTTTATGCCATGTGAATGAGTATCCCAGACACTTCCGTTGATGGGTTCTTGCCACCGCGCTCTTTTCCCTGTTGACTTTGAGTTTGAGCTTCTCCTCCACATATCTCGTTATGGATTCAAATACCCTCTGCCCCGCCCTTTTCGACTTCACGTAAATGTTACGGAGAGTAGACCGGCGGAACTTCCCCGCCAGCCCCTCGCAGAACCGGACGTGAACCTCTCAGCTCATCCGGCTCCCATTATTCAGTCGGAGACCCCAAGCCAAGCTTCCAATGCTCGAACAATCCGGGAGTGCGCTTGCACACACATCCCAGGTACCTTTTCGCATGTCCGCAATGTCTCGCCAGTCTCTTGTATTTCCGTCTTGCCCATAGAATAAGATAACGCTCCACGTTGCGAAGCACCGGATACATTTCAGATTTGTAAAACCGCCCGTAGTACTGATACCAGCCCCGCACTACAGGGTTTGTCTTTTCCGCTATGTTTTCCAGAGATGTCCATGTGTTAAGATGAATACGCCACTCCCTTATGGCCTTGCGAATCTTGCTCTTGGCTTTGTTGCTGATAGCCGGAAGAAACGAAACGAAATATTTCCCACGCTTATTCTTTGCCCTCCGTGGCCGAAACGTA contains:
- a CDS encoding group II intron maturase-specific domain-containing protein, producing NIFMHHAFDEWLRQNHPQVLFERYADDALVHCKTEHEAILMRRAIEKRLAQCKLELHPEKTPIVYCKDDDRRKKYPKESFDFLGYTFRPRRAKNKRGKYFVSFLPAISNKAKSKIRKAIREWRIHLNTWTSLENIAEKTNPVVRGWYQYYGRFYKSEMYPVLRNVERYLILWARRKYKRLARHCGHAKRYLGCVCKRTPGLFEHWKLGLGSPTE
- a CDS encoding group II intron maturase-specific domain-containing protein encodes the protein MKSKRAGQRVFESITRYVEEKLKLKVNREKSAVARTHQRKCLGYSFTWHKQPKIRVPEETVRRLRMYLKTIFSKGKGRNLQRFITEDLNPVIRGWINYFRLAEVKAFAEDMDGWVRRRLRLILWKQWKRPWTRRKRLIEAGLSEERAVMSAFNRRGSWWNSGASHMNDAFRKKFFDGLGLVSMIDVLCKFRTV